Sequence from the Catenuloplanes indicus genome:
CTCGTCCCACACCGTGTCCAGCAGCCGTTCCGCGCTGACCACCTCGCCCTCGGCCCGCAGCAGCGCGGTCAGCACCCCGAACTCCTTCCGGGTCAGCTGCACCGGCCGGTCGCCGCGGCGCACCTCGTGCCGGCCGACGTCCAGCGTGATGCCGCCCCGGCGCAGCACAGTCGGCCGGCGTGGGGGAGTGCGGCGGCCGAGCGCGGTCACGCGCGCGACCAGCTCGATGAACGCGAACGGCTTCGGCAGGTAGTCGTCGGCACCGAGCATCAGGCCCTCCACCCGGCTCTCCACCGCACCGGCCGCGGTCAGCATCAGCACCCGGGCCGGGGAGCCGGACCGCACCAGGGCGCGGCACACCTCGTCGCCGTGCAGGAACGGCA
This genomic interval carries:
- a CDS encoding response regulator transcription factor; translated protein: MRVLVVEDDEALADVIADGLREHDLVVDVAHDGAEALERARQIGPDVIVLDRDLPFLHGDEVCRALVRSGSPARVLMLTAAGAVESRVEGLMLGADDYLPKPFAFIELVARVTALGRRTPPRRPTVLRRGGITLDVGRHEVRRGDRPVQLTRKEFGVLTALLRAEGEVVSAERLLDTVWDEHADPFTGAVRTTVKTLRQKLGDPDPIVTVIGRGYRIP